Proteins from a genomic interval of Ferrovibrio terrae:
- a CDS encoding Lrp/AsnC family transcriptional regulator, which yields MTADLDAFDLRLLAALQREGRAPNAALAETVGLSASQVSRRLARLEAEGVIAAYAALLKPDAVGLSVLAFSSVSLERQAEAMDGFEAAMLRFPEILECYSVTGEQDFVLRIVAKDLKAFADFLSNRLLRVPGVRSVRSSIVLHTIKQTTALPLP from the coding sequence ATGACTGCTGATCTGGATGCCTTTGACCTGCGCCTGCTCGCCGCGCTCCAGCGCGAAGGCCGCGCGCCGAATGCGGCGCTGGCGGAAACGGTGGGCCTGAGCGCCAGCCAGGTCAGCCGCCGGCTGGCGCGGCTGGAAGCCGAGGGCGTGATCGCCGCTTATGCGGCGTTGCTGAAACCGGACGCGGTGGGCCTGAGCGTGCTAGCGTTCAGCAGCGTGTCACTGGAACGCCAGGCCGAAGCAATGGACGGCTTCGAGGCCGCGATGCTGCGCTTCCCGGAAATCCTCGAATGCTATTCGGTGACCGGCGAGCAGGACTTCGTGCTGCGCATCGTGGCGAAGGATCTCAAGGCCTTTGCCGATTTCCTCTCCAACCGACTCTTACGCGTACCCGGCGTGCGCAGCGTGCGTTCGAGCATCGTGCTGCACACGATCAAGCAGACCACGGCGCTGCCACTGCCGTAG
- a CDS encoding N-formylglutamate amidohydrolase, with translation MTSSAPIKARVFRPDPEFPADPPLRVTRPADVGFDGPASALVLSSPHSGDIYPASFKAYSQLDPHTLRRSEDAFIHELYIDGPSRGAPLLEALFPRAYCDPNRSAYELDPGMFDAPLPPHCVTESSKIGAGLGTIARVVAGGLEIYKSKIPFAEAERRVETCWRPYHNMLEQLLTEARTQHGVALLLDCHSMPSVGGNNMPDAGQRRADMVLGDFHGTSCPSRLVDRAEGYLASCGFGVARNKPYAGGYITQHYARRDQGFFTLQLEINRDLYMDEEKIVKSAGFARVQRAMTGLIELLIASATPDFLHG, from the coding sequence ATGACAAGCAGCGCCCCGATCAAAGCCCGTGTTTTCCGGCCCGACCCGGAATTTCCCGCCGATCCGCCTCTGCGCGTGACGCGGCCGGCTGATGTCGGCTTTGACGGTCCCGCCAGCGCGCTGGTGCTGTCCTCGCCCCATTCGGGCGACATCTACCCGGCCAGCTTCAAGGCCTACAGCCAACTCGACCCGCACACGCTGCGCCGCTCGGAAGACGCCTTCATCCACGAACTCTACATCGACGGCCCTTCGCGCGGCGCGCCGCTGCTGGAGGCGCTGTTCCCGCGCGCCTATTGCGATCCGAACCGCTCGGCCTACGAACTCGATCCCGGCATGTTCGATGCGCCGCTGCCGCCGCACTGCGTCACCGAAAGCAGCAAGATCGGCGCCGGCCTGGGTACGATTGCACGCGTCGTCGCCGGCGGGCTGGAAATCTACAAGAGCAAGATTCCCTTCGCCGAGGCCGAGCGCCGCGTCGAAACCTGCTGGCGTCCGTATCACAACATGCTTGAGCAGCTGCTGACCGAAGCCAGGACGCAGCATGGCGTGGCCCTGCTGCTCGACTGCCATTCGATGCCCAGCGTCGGCGGTAACAACATGCCTGATGCCGGCCAGCGTCGGGCCGATATGGTACTGGGCGATTTCCATGGCACGTCCTGCCCGTCGCGGCTGGTCGACCGCGCGGAAGGCTATCTCGCCTCCTGCGGTTTCGGCGTTGCGCGCAACAAGCCTTATGCTGGCGGCTATATCACGCAGCATTATGCGCGGCGTGATCAGGGTTTCTTCACCCTGCAGCTCGAGATCAACCGCGATCTCTACATGGATGAAGAGAAGATCGTGAAGTCGGCGGGTTTCGCCCGTGTGCAGCGCGCGATGACTGGTCTCATTGAACTGCTGATCGCCTCGGCGACGCCGGACTTCCTGCACGGCTGA
- a CDS encoding alpha/beta hydrolase family protein, whose product MIRLCIMLALLVGAGSYTQPAWAQPYEPGPKGIAEGPWRRQIHWIPSLAEKPQGWVLVTQICRPAADKFPDSKPAPLMVLNHGSPANSGQRPAMKPYACDSEPAAWFLARGYVVAMPMRRGYGETSGPWLEEYGRCSNPDFYRGGLPAAEDMHSAVQYLEKLPYVQPGRTVIVGQSAGGWGSLAYSSQNPKGVIAMINFAGGRGGWAGNQPNTNCVPDRLLAGAAKYGETARVPTLWIYTQNDSFFAPEISRAMHARYTAAGGKAEFHLLPPWSTDGHGFITGQNSARIWGPLVERFIANLPN is encoded by the coding sequence ATGATCAGGCTCTGCATCATGCTGGCGCTGCTGGTTGGCGCAGGATCATACACGCAGCCCGCCTGGGCGCAGCCCTACGAGCCCGGTCCGAAAGGCATAGCCGAAGGACCCTGGCGGCGGCAGATTCACTGGATTCCGTCGCTGGCGGAAAAGCCGCAGGGCTGGGTATTGGTGACGCAGATCTGCCGGCCCGCAGCCGACAAATTCCCGGACAGCAAACCGGCGCCGCTGATGGTGCTGAATCACGGCTCGCCAGCGAATAGCGGCCAGCGTCCGGCGATGAAACCGTATGCCTGCGACTCCGAGCCGGCCGCGTGGTTCCTCGCGCGCGGCTATGTCGTGGCGATGCCGATGCGACGCGGCTATGGCGAAACCAGCGGACCATGGCTGGAAGAATACGGCCGCTGCAGCAATCCTGATTTTTATCGTGGCGGCCTGCCGGCGGCGGAAGACATGCACTCCGCCGTGCAATACCTGGAGAAGCTGCCGTATGTGCAGCCGGGCCGTACCGTCATCGTCGGGCAGTCCGCAGGTGGCTGGGGCAGTCTTGCCTACAGCAGCCAGAACCCGAAAGGCGTGATCGCCATGATCAATTTCGCCGGCGGACGCGGCGGCTGGGCCGGCAACCAGCCAAACACCAATTGCGTCCCCGACCGACTGCTCGCCGGTGCAGCCAAGTATGGTGAAACCGCGCGCGTACCGACGCTGTGGATCTATACCCAGAATGACAGCTTCTTCGCGCCGGAGATTTCGCGCGCCATGCATGCGCGCTATACGGCGGCCGGCGGCAAGGCAGAGTTCCATCTGCTGCCGCCCTGGAGCACCGACGGCCACGGCTTCATCACCGGCCAGAACAGCGCCAGAATCTGGGGGCCGCTGGTCGAGCGTTTTATCGCCAACCTTCCGAACTGA
- a CDS encoding methyl-accepting chemotaxis protein, which produces MLSRLPLTTKIALVTAVLIVLTALGVGGGAVMQIRSEIANQVIDRQNNSLRTLAVLVKKGFPDTKFEIDAQGRVGRVTMTAIPDFTEHDMIDEVGKVTGETATLFRWQDAEQDFFRKTTNIINAEGKRAVGTPLGKASAAYGPVTQGRTYLGEAVILGKPYYTVYHPVYDPAGKIIGILYAGVLKTNIEAFVDKINWQVMLAGVISVLVGVIIAIVVTRKLLRPLGEIAGWTERLAQYELNVEIGHRERRDEIGTLARAVDELRKTSVVAAQAESGLENASTNVLIVDGNGTIVYVNKGMQAVVTDLAGEIGKSATDFDGQNAVGQQISIFPGLDQAALARLTGSHRDRLTVGGRIFDLIANPALNKRGERVGTVVEWADRTEEVRLGNEVVALVQSASDNGFADRIDLAGKSGFIRALSEAINTMSDKCQAMTGEIAQVIGAMAQGDLTRRLTKDYPGIFGQLKTGANALSERLRDFAGRLSDTSRTVRDASAEISTGSQDLASRTESQAASIEETAASMHEITTTVRQNADNAQAANQLAVAARDTAEKGGSVVADAVSAVTQIEASAQKISDIVGLIDEIAFQTNLLALNASVEAARAGEAGKGFAVVAQEVRALAQRSANASKDIKALINESNAQVKTGAALVNQTGGSLTDIVNAIKKVSDIVAEIAAASREQATGLDQVNTAVGSMDEMTQRNGALVEQTSASAQALANQGRQLADLVGFFKLDGSSGGMPMSAAPASRPAPATAASPPAASAPRATPPAPKPAAAAAAPRPTPAAAPKPAPAPAAKSAASDDDWQEF; this is translated from the coding sequence ATGCTGAGCCGTCTGCCGCTCACTACAAAAATCGCACTCGTCACTGCTGTCCTGATCGTGTTGACGGCACTCGGTGTTGGCGGCGGAGCCGTCATGCAGATCCGCAGCGAGATCGCCAACCAGGTGATCGACCGCCAGAACAATAGCCTGCGCACACTTGCCGTCTTGGTGAAGAAGGGTTTCCCCGATACCAAGTTCGAGATCGATGCACAGGGCCGCGTCGGCCGCGTGACCATGACCGCGATCCCCGATTTCACCGAACACGACATGATTGACGAAGTCGGCAAGGTGACCGGCGAGACCGCAACATTGTTCCGCTGGCAGGATGCCGAGCAGGATTTCTTCCGCAAGACCACCAACATCATCAATGCCGAGGGCAAGCGTGCCGTCGGCACGCCGCTGGGCAAGGCCAGCGCGGCCTATGGGCCGGTGACCCAGGGCCGCACCTATCTGGGCGAGGCGGTGATCCTGGGCAAGCCGTATTACACGGTCTATCACCCGGTCTACGATCCGGCCGGCAAGATCATCGGCATACTCTACGCTGGCGTGCTGAAGACCAATATCGAAGCCTTCGTCGACAAGATTAACTGGCAGGTGATGCTGGCTGGCGTGATCTCCGTGCTGGTCGGCGTAATCATCGCCATCGTCGTCACCCGCAAGCTGCTGCGGCCGCTGGGCGAGATCGCCGGCTGGACCGAGCGACTGGCGCAATACGAACTGAATGTCGAGATCGGCCATCGCGAACGCCGCGACGAAATCGGCACGCTGGCGCGCGCGGTGGACGAACTGCGCAAGACCTCGGTGGTTGCGGCGCAGGCTGAAAGTGGCCTGGAAAATGCCTCAACCAACGTGCTGATCGTCGATGGCAACGGCACCATCGTCTATGTCAACAAGGGCATGCAGGCGGTGGTGACAGACCTCGCCGGCGAGATCGGCAAGTCGGCCACTGACTTCGACGGCCAGAACGCGGTCGGCCAGCAGATCAGCATTTTTCCCGGCCTCGATCAGGCGGCACTCGCACGCCTGACCGGTTCGCATCGTGACCGTCTCACCGTCGGCGGTCGCATTTTCGATCTGATCGCCAATCCGGCGCTGAACAAACGCGGCGAGCGCGTCGGCACCGTGGTGGAATGGGCCGACCGCACCGAGGAAGTGCGGCTGGGCAACGAAGTGGTCGCCCTGGTGCAGAGCGCCAGCGACAACGGTTTTGCCGACCGCATCGACCTCGCCGGCAAGTCCGGTTTCATCCGCGCGCTCAGCGAAGCAATCAATACGATGTCCGACAAATGCCAGGCGATGACCGGCGAGATCGCACAGGTGATCGGCGCGATGGCGCAGGGCGACCTGACCAGGCGTCTGACCAAGGACTATCCGGGCATCTTCGGCCAGCTCAAGACCGGTGCGAATGCGCTGTCGGAACGCCTGCGCGATTTCGCCGGCCGGCTGTCTGATACCTCGCGCACGGTGCGCGACGCTTCGGCGGAAATTTCAACCGGCAGCCAGGACCTGGCCAGCCGCACGGAATCGCAGGCGGCTTCGATCGAAGAGACCGCTGCCTCGATGCATGAGATCACCACCACGGTGCGGCAGAATGCGGATAACGCGCAGGCAGCCAACCAGCTGGCGGTCGCCGCGCGCGACACCGCCGAAAAGGGCGGCAGCGTGGTGGCCGATGCAGTGTCGGCCGTGACGCAGATCGAGGCGAGCGCGCAGAAGATCAGCGACATCGTCGGGCTGATCGACGAGATCGCCTTCCAGACCAACCTGCTGGCCCTCAATGCCAGCGTCGAAGCGGCGCGGGCCGGTGAAGCCGGCAAGGGCTTTGCCGTGGTGGCGCAGGAAGTGCGCGCCCTGGCGCAGCGGTCGGCCAATGCGTCGAAGGACATCAAGGCGCTGATCAACGAGTCGAATGCGCAAGTCAAGACCGGCGCGGCACTGGTCAACCAGACCGGCGGCTCGCTGACCGACATCGTCAACGCCATCAAGAAAGTGAGCGACATCGTCGCCGAGATCGCTGCCGCTTCGCGCGAGCAGGCCACCGGCCTCGACCAGGTGAACACGGCTGTCGGCAGCATGGACGAAATGACCCAGCGCAACGGCGCCCTGGTCGAGCAAACCTCGGCCTCGGCCCAGGCGCTGGCCAATCAGGGCCGCCAGCTGGCCGATCTGGTCGGCTTCTTCAAACTGGACGGCAGCAGTGGCGGTATGCCGATGTCTGCTGCGCCGGCGTCGCGGCCGGCGCCAGCCACGGCTGCGTCGCCACCTGCTGCATCGGCACCCCGGGCAACGCCGCCCGCGCCAAAACCGGCCGCTGCCGCTGCCGCGCCCCGGCCGACCCCGGCAGCCGCGCCGAAGCCTGCGCCGGCTCCGGCTGCAAAATCAGCCGCGTCGGACGACGACTGGCAGGAATTCTGA
- a CDS encoding methyl-accepting chemotaxis protein, whose amino-acid sequence MRFGIRQKLFLAVGVIAAMAVVSSLISFGFFGQVRSALGLVTDRSLPAVTAALTLSAQSADVAASAPALAYATNDAERTTAISVLNGKLAQIKRTLDEVKATDAPETLRREAEDSFSRLADAMERIESAVKERLALSAKRQALTKTLTDNHANFLFLAQPAVDQAVMDMTMEFELVSRATGAGASEMIQSILDKQVAGARAIQDLVAKTNLSVGMLAVAAQADSPESVELIQVDNINTKAEMLRGLDTVLAIYPNKEIEDMVNGIAAVSEGENGLFSTRLMELAATRQALAALSEGRSATLGLSDAVDQLVASARKDAVGSSQASISAINIAQTVMAVIALFCLIAAIGIGWLYIGRRVIDPIVATTDTMGRLANRDWSAQVIGTDRGDEIGDMARAVQVFKDQGQESQQLQEQIEADRIRFETERKAQEGLLKSAVGEIVAAANAGDLQRRIDTSRIEGVMRELGEGVNTLLGTMERVLGDLGDMLHKLADGDLTHRIRSQYQGLFADLAGDANQVSDRLSDTMKKLAESAALVRDASAEISTGSQDLAQRTESQAAALEQTAASMHEVTATVKQNADNAQAANQLAVAARDTAEKGGSVVADAVTAVTQIEDSARKISDIVGLIDEIAFQTNLLALNASVEAARAGEAGKGFAVVAQEVRALAQRSANASREIKGLIQASNTQVKTGAALVNQTGAALAEIVTSVKKVSDIVAEIAAASSEQARGLEEVNGAVVNMDEMTQRNGALVEQTNASAQAMANQARQLAELVGHFRVDGDASTLAANDSELEDAAD is encoded by the coding sequence ATGCGTTTCGGTATTCGTCAGAAACTTTTTCTGGCTGTTGGTGTGATTGCCGCCATGGCGGTGGTCTCGAGCTTGATCTCGTTCGGATTCTTCGGCCAGGTGCGCAGCGCTCTCGGCCTCGTCACTGACCGCAGCCTTCCTGCCGTCACCGCGGCTTTGACATTGTCGGCGCAGAGCGCCGATGTCGCGGCCTCGGCGCCCGCGCTGGCCTACGCCACCAACGATGCCGAGCGCACCACCGCCATCTCCGTGCTGAACGGCAAGCTGGCGCAGATCAAGCGCACGCTGGACGAGGTGAAGGCTACCGACGCACCTGAAACGCTGCGTCGTGAAGCCGAAGACTCCTTCAGCCGTCTGGCCGATGCGATGGAGCGTATCGAGAGCGCCGTGAAGGAGCGGCTGGCGCTCAGCGCCAAGCGGCAGGCCCTGACCAAGACGCTGACTGACAACCATGCCAATTTCCTGTTCCTCGCCCAGCCGGCGGTGGACCAGGCGGTGATGGACATGACGATGGAGTTCGAGCTGGTGTCGCGCGCCACCGGCGCCGGTGCATCGGAAATGATCCAGAGCATCCTCGACAAGCAGGTGGCTGGTGCCCGCGCCATCCAGGATCTTGTCGCCAAGACCAATCTGAGCGTCGGCATGCTGGCGGTCGCGGCCCAGGCCGACAGCCCGGAATCGGTCGAACTGATCCAGGTCGACAACATCAATACAAAGGCCGAAATGCTGCGCGGCCTCGATACCGTGCTGGCGATTTATCCCAACAAGGAAATCGAGGACATGGTGAACGGCATCGCCGCCGTCAGCGAGGGCGAGAACGGCCTGTTCTCCACCCGCCTGATGGAACTGGCGGCCACACGGCAGGCGTTGGCGGCGCTGAGCGAGGGCCGTTCGGCGACGCTCGGGCTATCCGATGCCGTCGACCAGCTGGTCGCCTCGGCGCGCAAGGATGCCGTCGGGTCGTCGCAGGCCTCGATCTCCGCCATCAACATCGCGCAGACCGTGATGGCCGTGATCGCGCTCTTCTGCCTGATCGCCGCCATCGGCATCGGCTGGCTCTATATCGGCCGCCGCGTGATCGATCCGATCGTCGCCACCACCGACACGATGGGCCGGCTGGCCAACCGCGACTGGAGCGCGCAGGTGATCGGCACGGATCGTGGTGACGAGATCGGCGACATGGCGCGCGCCGTGCAGGTCTTCAAGGATCAGGGCCAGGAATCCCAGCAACTGCAGGAGCAGATCGAGGCCGACCGCATCCGCTTCGAGACCGAACGCAAAGCGCAGGAAGGCCTGCTGAAGAGCGCGGTGGGCGAGATTGTCGCCGCCGCAAATGCCGGCGACCTGCAGCGCCGCATCGACACCAGCCGCATCGAAGGCGTGATGCGCGAGCTGGGCGAAGGCGTCAACACACTGCTCGGCACCATGGAGCGCGTGCTCGGCGACCTCGGCGATATGCTGCACAAACTGGCCGATGGCGACCTGACGCATCGCATCCGCAGCCAGTATCAGGGTCTGTTCGCCGACCTGGCCGGCGATGCCAATCAGGTCAGCGACCGCCTGTCGGATACCATGAAGAAGCTGGCTGAATCGGCAGCCCTGGTCCGGGACGCTTCGGCGGAGATTTCGACCGGCAGCCAGGATCTGGCGCAGCGCACGGAGAGCCAGGCCGCGGCACTTGAGCAGACGGCGGCCTCGATGCACGAGGTGACGGCCACCGTGAAGCAGAATGCCGACAACGCGCAGGCGGCCAACCAGCTGGCGGTGGCGGCCCGCGACACCGCCGAGAAGGGCGGCAGCGTGGTGGCCGACGCGGTCACGGCGGTGACCCAGATCGAGGACAGCGCGCGCAAGATCAGTGACATCGTCGGACTGATCGACGAGATCGCCTTCCAGACCAACCTTCTCGCCCTCAACGCAAGCGTTGAGGCAGCGAGGGCAGGCGAGGCCGGCAAGGGCTTTGCCGTGGTGGCGCAGGAAGTGCGCGCGCTGGCGCAGCGTTCGGCCAATGCCAGCCGGGAGATCAAGGGCCTGATCCAGGCCTCCAACACGCAGGTGAAGACGGGTGCGGCCCTGGTGAACCAGACCGGCGCGGCGCTGGCCGAGATCGTGACTTCGGTGAAGAAGGTGTCGGATATCGTGGCCGAGATCGCCGCTGCCAGCAGCGAACAGGCGCGTGGTCTGGAAGAGGTCAACGGCGCGGTGGTGAACATGGACGAGATGACGCAGCGCAACGGGGCGCTGGTCGAACAGACCAACGCCTCCGCCCAGGCCATGGCAAACCAGGCGCGGCAGCTGGCCGAGCTGGTCGGGCATTTCCGCGTCGATGGCGATGCCTCGACACTGGCTGCCAATGACAGCGAGCTGGAAGACGCTGCCGACTGA
- a CDS encoding FMN-binding negative transcriptional regulator codes for MYIPAHFAQSDRDRLFDLIEGHAFGLLISGSGAEMIASHVPFLLDRPGSNKTGGEHGTLVCHLAAANTQIATLDGQEVLCIFQGPHGYVSPNWYAKKPAVPTWNYMVVHAYGRARVSRDATELRGIVDRLSKIYEGPDGWQLDDEPESFFAGMVRGIVGIEIPVTKLEGKFKLSQNRPLPDVDGVIAHLRRLGGDENLALAEAMDAAAQKKRNKV; via the coding sequence ATGTATATCCCTGCCCATTTCGCACAATCGGACCGTGATCGCCTGTTCGACCTGATCGAGGGGCATGCCTTCGGTCTGCTCATTTCGGGGAGCGGGGCCGAGATGATCGCCAGCCATGTACCCTTCCTGCTCGACCGCCCAGGAAGCAATAAGACTGGTGGCGAGCATGGCACGCTGGTCTGCCATCTGGCAGCGGCCAACACCCAGATCGCGACACTGGACGGGCAGGAGGTGCTCTGCATCTTCCAGGGCCCGCATGGTTATGTGTCGCCGAACTGGTATGCCAAGAAGCCGGCGGTGCCGACCTGGAATTACATGGTGGTGCATGCCTATGGCCGCGCCCGCGTCAGCCGCGATGCGACCGAGCTGCGCGGCATCGTCGACCGGCTGTCGAAGATCTATGAAGGCCCCGATGGCTGGCAGCTCGACGATGAACCGGAGAGCTTCTTCGCCGGCATGGTGCGTGGCATCGTCGGCATCGAAATTCCGGTGACGAAGCTGGAAGGCAAGTTCAAGCTGAGCCAGAACCGTCCGCTGCCCGATGTCGATGGCGTGATCGCCCATCTGCGCCGTCTCGGCGGCGACGAGAATCTGGCGCTGGCCGAGGCGATGGATGCGGCGGCACAGAAAAAGCGGAATAAGGTATAA
- a CDS encoding MBOAT family O-acyltransferase, whose protein sequence is MVFSSAIFIYVFLPLTLLGFYFLSRRAGMVAGSLWLIAASLVFYAHWKPAHLGLLAASTLGNYLIGRWMQLWPAQSRRLLVFGVAGNLALLGYYKYAFFLCGQVLALPLESCGRLSGDLPLAISFFTFTQIAFLVDVAHRNVAALSLQRYSLFVTFFPHLIAGPIVHYHALAPQFEDGGRFRITAENLAVGGAIFTIGLFKKAVLADRFGAVASPIFAIADGTGTVSTPAAWIGAGAYTLQIYFDFSGYSDMAIGLARMFGIAFPENFNSPYKATSLIDFWRRWHMTLSQFLRDYLYIPLGGNRHGGWRRYLNLMITMLLGGLWHGANWTFLVWGGLHGLGLVLNNLWRQLYRPATPPGRVYMVGCWLVTILFVMLCWVCFRASSLDTAVKIYSAMIGLNPDGGTLPPQPPHMYLLMLAGVVVCLWLPNRQSCFAATVTGGKLFQLLRFRSDLIYTAVIALMLIASLVSVFRNASPEFLYFDF, encoded by the coding sequence TTGGTATTCAGTTCCGCCATTTTCATTTACGTCTTCCTGCCGCTGACGCTTCTGGGGTTCTACTTTCTGTCCCGCCGTGCCGGCATGGTTGCCGGCAGCCTGTGGCTGATCGCGGCCTCGCTGGTCTTCTACGCGCACTGGAAACCGGCCCATCTCGGGCTGCTCGCCGCCTCGACTCTCGGCAACTACCTGATCGGACGGTGGATGCAGCTGTGGCCGGCGCAAAGCCGCCGCCTGCTGGTGTTCGGCGTTGCCGGCAACCTTGCCCTGCTGGGCTACTATAAATATGCCTTCTTCCTCTGCGGCCAGGTGCTGGCGCTGCCGCTCGAGTCCTGCGGCAGGCTGTCGGGTGATCTGCCGCTGGCGATCTCCTTCTTCACCTTCACGCAGATCGCCTTTCTGGTCGATGTCGCGCATCGCAACGTCGCCGCACTGTCGCTGCAGCGCTACAGCCTTTTTGTCACCTTCTTCCCGCATCTGATCGCCGGACCGATCGTGCATTACCATGCACTGGCGCCGCAATTCGAGGATGGCGGGCGCTTCCGCATCACCGCCGAAAATCTCGCCGTCGGGGGCGCCATCTTCACCATCGGACTGTTCAAGAAAGCGGTGCTGGCTGACCGTTTCGGCGCCGTCGCCTCGCCGATCTTCGCGATTGCCGATGGCACTGGCACAGTGTCGACGCCGGCAGCCTGGATCGGCGCCGGGGCTTACACCCTGCAGATTTATTTTGATTTTTCGGGTTACAGCGACATGGCGATCGGGCTGGCGCGCATGTTCGGCATCGCTTTCCCGGAGAATTTCAACTCACCTTACAAGGCAACCAGCCTGATCGATTTCTGGCGGCGCTGGCATATGACACTGTCGCAGTTCCTGCGCGATTACCTCTATATTCCGCTGGGCGGCAACCGGCATGGAGGCTGGCGCCGCTACCTCAACCTGATGATCACCATGCTGCTGGGGGGCCTGTGGCATGGCGCCAACTGGACCTTCCTGGTCTGGGGCGGGCTGCATGGCCTGGGATTGGTACTCAACAACCTCTGGCGCCAGCTGTACCGGCCGGCAACACCGCCCGGCCGCGTTTATATGGTGGGCTGCTGGCTTGTCACCATACTGTTCGTCATGCTGTGCTGGGTCTGTTTCCGCGCCAGCAGCCTGGACACCGCCGTAAAGATCTACAGCGCCATGATAGGCCTCAATCCCGATGGCGGAACACTGCCGCCGCAACCGCCGCATATGTATCTGCTCATGCTGGCCGGCGTAGTGGTCTGCCTGTGGCTGCCGAACCGGCAGAGCTGCTTTGCAGCCACTGTCACCGGCGGCAAACTGTTCCAGCTGCTGCGTTTCCGCAGCGACCTGATCTATACCGCCGTGATCGCCCTCATGCTGATCGCGTCGCTCGTCTCGGTGTTCCGCAATGCCTCGCCTGAATTTCTCTATTTTGACTTCTGA
- a CDS encoding methyl-accepting chemotaxis protein: MSLFGPGQRQQALETLSTVCDRAASGDFSVRITDPEVYGAQAPVLRSLNRLLDRTDAFIREAGASLTHAAEGKYYRAFLLRGMVGDFRRGAEVINSARAAMQTKAEAAAALERQMAEQRVAMEQTAREERAALADQFERDVTSVMEAVEVSTQTLQDNAVTMAGEVGAVRDQAASVSQAAEQAAANAQAVASAAEELNASVAEIDRQVRESRGASSAVTQEVARADQAVQQLAIANRKIDEVVEFIKAVAFQTNLLSLNASVEAARAGEAGKGFAVVATEVRNLAQKTAEAAKSIADQIGAIQRASDHTIAAIAVIREQAATLDERIGQIAGSVQEQADATAHINDNIQDAAASIESVSVSMRDISDAAGTAERAANDVGAAVDGLKGQTTRLGGQVRSFLGYIRAL, from the coding sequence ATGAGTCTGTTTGGTCCCGGTCAGCGTCAGCAAGCGCTCGAAACCCTCAGTACCGTTTGCGATCGCGCGGCGTCGGGCGATTTCTCGGTTCGTATCACCGATCCTGAAGTCTATGGCGCGCAGGCGCCCGTGCTGCGTTCGCTCAACCGCCTGCTCGATCGCACCGATGCCTTCATCCGCGAAGCCGGCGCCTCGCTCACCCATGCCGCCGAAGGCAAATATTATCGCGCTTTCCTGCTGCGCGGCATGGTGGGCGACTTCCGTCGCGGTGCCGAGGTGATCAACAGCGCGCGCGCCGCAATGCAGACCAAGGCCGAAGCGGCCGCCGCGCTGGAACGCCAGATGGCCGAGCAGCGTGTCGCCATGGAACAGACGGCGCGCGAGGAACGCGCCGCGCTGGCCGACCAGTTCGAACGCGACGTCACTTCGGTGATGGAGGCTGTTGAAGTTTCCACCCAGACGTTGCAGGACAATGCTGTCACCATGGCCGGCGAAGTCGGCGCGGTGCGCGATCAGGCCGCCTCAGTGTCGCAGGCCGCCGAACAGGCGGCGGCGAATGCGCAAGCCGTGGCCTCCGCGGCGGAAGAGCTGAATGCCAGTGTCGCCGAGATCGACCGGCAGGTGCGCGAGTCACGTGGCGCCAGTTCGGCCGTGACGCAGGAAGTGGCGCGCGCCGACCAGGCCGTGCAGCAGCTGGCGATCGCCAACCGCAAGATCGACGAGGTGGTGGAGTTCATCAAGGCGGTGGCCTTCCAGACCAACCTGCTGTCGCTCAATGCCAGCGTCGAGGCCGCGCGGGCAGGCGAAGCCGGCAAAGGCTTTGCCGTGGTCGCCACCGAGGTGCGCAATCTGGCGCAGAAGACTGCCGAGGCGGCCAAAAGCATCGCAGACCAGATCGGCGCGATCCAGCGTGCCTCCGATCACACCATTGCCGCCATCGCGGTGATTCGTGAACAGGCCGCCACGCTGGACGAGCGCATCGGCCAGATCGCCGGCAGCGTGCAGGAACAGGCGGATGCCACGGCGCATATCAACGACAACATCCAGGATGCCGCCGCCAGTATCGAAAGCGTATCTGTCAGCATGCGCGACATCAGCGACGCAGCCGGCACGGCGGAGCGGGCTGCGAATGACGTTGGCGCTGCGGTCGATGGCCTCAAAGGCCAGACCACCCGGCTCGGCGGCCAGGTGCGCAGTTTCCTCGGCTATATCCGCGCCTTGTGA